In a single window of the Heliangelus exortis chromosome 1, bHelExo1.hap1, whole genome shotgun sequence genome:
- the LOC139791079 gene encoding histone H1.11L-like, producing MSETVPVAAPDVAPASAAAGPKAAAKKPKKAASASKARKPAGPSVTELITKAVSASKDRKGLSLAALKKALAAGGYDVEKSNSRIKLGLKSLVSKGTLVQTKGTGASGSFRLSKKPGDVKEKAPKKRAAAAKPKKPAAKKPALSAKKPKKTVAAKKSPKKVKKPAASAVKKSAKSPKKSVKAAKPKKAAVAAKSPAKAKAVKPKAAKPKAAKPKAAKAKKAAPKRK from the coding sequence ATGTCCGAGACTGTTCCTGTTGCTGCGCCCGATGTGGCTCCGGCTTCAGCGGCCGCCGGTCCGAAGGCTGCCGCCAAGAAGCCGAAGAAGGCGGCAAGCGCTTCCAAAGCCCGCAAGCCCGCCGGCCCCAGCGTCACCGAGCTGATCACCAAGGCTGTCTCCGCCTCCAAGGATCGTAAGGGGCTCTCACTCGCCGCTCTCAAGAAGGCGCTGGCCGCCGGAGGCTACGATGTGGAGAAAAGCAACAGCCGCATCAAGCTGGGGCTCAAGAGCCTCGTCAGCAAGGGCACTCTGGTGCAGACCAAGGGCACCGGCGCCTCCGGTTCTTTTCGCCTCAGTAAGAAGCCCGGGGACGTGAAGGAGAAAGCTCCCAAGAAGCGCGCAGCTGCGGCGAAGCCGAAGAAGCCGGCGGCGAAGAAGCCTGCTCTTTCTGCTAAGAAGCCCAAAAAGACGGTGGCTGCAAAGAAGAGCCCCAAGAAAGTTAAAAAGCCGGCGGCTAGCGCGGTCAAGAAATCAGCCAAGAGTCCCAAAAAGAGTGTCAAGGCGGCTAAGCCGAAAAAGGCAGCGGTAGCCGCGAAGAGTCCAGCTAAAGCGAAGGCGGTGAAGCCCAAGGCAGCCAAGCCCAAGGCAGCGAAGCCGAAAGCAGCCAAGGCGAAGAAGGCGGcaccaaagagaaaataa